The window ACTGCGCATCGATATCGAACTGGTGCGCGGCGCGTCCCATACCTTCGACCGCGAAGCCTATTTGAGCGGCAAGCAATCGCCGGTATTTTTCGGCTCGGCCATGAACAACTTCGGCGTACAGTCCCTGCTCGATGCCATAGTCGAACTCTCCCCTGCTCCATTGCATCGACCGGCGCAACCCCGCAGCGTCGAACCTGACGAACCAAAATTCTCCGGCTTCGTATTCAAGATCCAGGCCAACATGGACCCCAAGCACCGCGACCGCATCGCTTTCATTCGCATCTGCTCCGGCCGCTTCGACCGTGGCATGAAAATCAAGCAGGTATCAAGTGGCAAGCTGGTTACGGTGGGTAACGCCATCACCTTCATGGCGCAGGATCGCAACACCACAGACGAAGCATTTGCCGGCGATATTATCGGCGTACCCAACCATGGCACCATCCATCTGGGCGATACTTTCACCGAGGGTGAGGACCTCAAGTTCACCGGAATTCCTTCTTTCGCCCCCGAAATTTTCCGCCGGGCACAGATAAAGAATCCTCTAAAGATGAAGCAGTTACAGAAGGGTCTTCAACAGCTTGCTGAAGAAGGAGCGACGCAGCTCTTTCGCCCCATCAACTCCAATGATCTGATCCTGGGCGCCGTCGGCATGCTGCAATTCGATGTGGTCGCCCATCGCCTGCAATATGAGTATGGTGTAGATGTCCAGTTCGAACATTTCGACGTCGCCACGGCGCGCTGGCTGCGCGGCAGCGATCTGGAATTGAAAAAGCTGGTGGACAAGCATGGCTTCAACGTTGCGCTGGACGGTGCCAACGAGTATGTCTACCTGGCGCCCAACAGGGTCAACCTCAATCTTGCGCGGGAACGCTTTCCGGAAGTTGAATTTCTCGAAACGCGGGAAATCGCCTGACCTATTTCTGCGCCCGGAAATCAACTGCGCCCAGGTCTCCGTACAAGGCTGAAAGCAAGTCCAGCCGGGTCAGGATTCCAGTCAGCCGCCCTCCCGCATCCGTGATGGGCAGATGATTAATCCCCTTTTCGGCAAAGATCAGGAAAGCCTCCGTCAGCGTCCTGTCCTCTGTCAGCGTGATGACCGGCGCACTCATGATGCGTTCCGCGGGGGTTAGGGTTTTCTTGCGCCGCAAAAAGAACTGCATCCGCTGCGTAATACTGTCACACATACGCCAGTCCGCCATTTTGAGAAAATCCACCACGGAAACCATGCCTACCAGTTGGTTTTCCTGGTTGACCACTGGCATACCGCGAATGGCATGTTCGCGCATCAGTCTCCATATTTCCTGTAATTCTGTGTCGGGCTGAATGGTCACGACTCCGCGCGTCATGATTCGGCCCAGCGTGATTTTTCCCATACCCCGCTTATGGGCGTGGAGTGTTGCGAGTGAATAAATACGGGTCAGATCCTCGCCACTGACATCAATAAAGCCCCCCATGTCGCCCAGGGCCGAAACCAGATCATCCCGGTTGAAACCCAACTTGACTGGCGCAGCCGCTTTCGCTGCTGAAGTCTCGCCCTTGCCTGCCATGGATTGGTGAGTGGGATAGCGGCGGCCGGGAATCAGCTTGTTAACCAGCAGAGCCACGCCGAGCAGTATGGCTACATTCACCAATACCGGCATGACCAGAAAGTGATAACCCAGCTCGTGAATTTTCTGGTCACCGATCACGGTGAGCAAGGCGGTCGCGCCACCCGGCGGATGCAAGCAGCGCAGATAGTACATCGCACTGATCGACAGGCCGACAGACAAACCCGCCGCCCAATAAATATTGGGCACATACATGGCACAGGTAACACCGATGAGCGCAGAAAAGAAATGGCCTCCGGCAAAGGCCCAGGGCTGGGAAAGCGGGCTATGGGGCGCACCAAGCAGCAGTACCGTGGAAGCACCCATGGAAGCGAGCATGAAAGGCAGTGTCACCCCACCAATCGCATAGTGAGCAACCAGTGTAGTCAGCAGGATGGCAAGCACCCCGCCAGCTCCGGAAATCAGGCGTTCACGGTGAGTAACATTGGCTTGTTGCGGAAACAGGCGGGAAAAAATGGCGGCAATAGTCACTCGCGCACTATGCCGTATTCACCCCCGCATCATAACCCCCCCGAATGGGCTACAGTCTGATCACTCTAATGGCTACGAAAGCCACGACCGTTCACATTCGAGGTGAATCAGAAATTAGTGTTCGCCCTTGGTACGGAGCAGTCCAGCCATGCGGTTTCCCTGCTTCTGCGGTCCACCCTTGGGAAAAATCGCGTGCAGGTAGTGGTTATTTCCGCGTTCCTTGCCCCACATCTCGGTAAAGTGCTTGATCATGTTACGCACCTGGGCCTGAACCGAATGCTCCTGGTAGTATTCCCGCAGATAGCGGATCACATCCCAATGTTCCTCGGTCAACACCAGTTCTTCCTGCTTGGCCAGAGCGACGGCGAAGTCCTCGGACCATTCGTCGAGATTCCGGATATAACCTTCCGAATCAGTCTCGATTTCCTTGCCATTTACAAGTAAATATCTGCTATGAAATCCCATGTGATTTCCCCCTTACAATAAAGCAGGTCTTTGATTTTTAGTAATTACACAACATTTTAACGCGCTTCAGAACGGTCGAAAACTCCGCCTACAACGTATCAACATATGCCGCCAGGTTGACAATGTCTTCGTCGGATAATTCCTTCGCCCATGGCGCCATCAGATTGGTCATTGGCCCCACATGATAGCCGCTGCGGTACAGCCTCAGCATCATTTCGATCCTTTCCGCGCCCCGGCCGGCAATGGCCGGCGTAAACTTGCCACCATGACCGGTACGGTGATGGCACAAGCGGCAAATGGATTCGTATTTGATCATGCCGGCACGCACCTTGGCGCCGTGAACAGGGTCGGCAGCTTCCAGCCTTGCCACTTTGGCCAGGTCCGGGCCTTTGCGATTTTCTGCGTCACCACTCTGGATAATCGCCTGCAACGAAAAGTGCACGCCAACGATAACGGCGACCACCAAAGCGAGCCAACTGAACTTACGCAACATGCAGGCACCTTTTCCAGATCACGGTCCGGTCAAATCCAATACTTGAATCAATCATGGCGATAAGAAAAAAAAGTGCTGCCACCCAGGGGGTGGCAGCAAGCTCTGTTTGGCAAACGCTTACCGTGCAGCGAAACGGCGCTTGGAACGCACGATCTGGTAAGAACGTGTCAGATAACCAAACGGCGCGCTCCAGATATGGACCAAACGAGTGAACGGGAACAGCAGGAACAGCGTCATGCCGAATGTCAGGTGCAGTTTGAACACCATTTCAACATTGGCTATCAGTTCCGGCTTCGGGCTGAACAGCACAACGCTCTTGGCCCATTGCGCCATGGCCATCATGGTATCAGCACTGCCCAGCGAAGCGTGATGGGCTGTGGTGAAGGTGGTGGCCAGACCGAACGTCAGGGTGATCAGGATCCAGAACAGGATGAAGATATCCGACGTGCGGCTGGTAGCGCGAACGCGTGGATTGGTCAGACGGCGGACCAACAGCATCACGCCACCAATCATGCACAGGATGCCGAGGAAGCCACCACCGTACATGGCGATGCTTTGCTTGCCCAGGGAGGACAAACCGATAGTTCCCCAGATAGCGTAAGGCGCCAGCAACCCGACCAGATGGCCGCAGAAAATACCGATAATACCGATATGGAACAGATTGCTGGACAGACGCACGCCCCCCGTGGAGAGCAGTTGACTGGACGCACTTGTCCAGCCGTACTGTTCACGGTCAAAACGCACCCAACTACCGATAAAAAATATGCTTAGGCAGACATAAGGAAAAATGCCAAAAAGCAGATTGTTCAGGTTAAAAAGATCTTCGTTCATTTCATTCCTCCTTAAGCAGCAATACAGGCCGGTGTGGCACGGTTCTTGATGATGGCAACCAGAGGCGCATAGGGACTATTGGCCTTGGTAAGGTTATCTGACAATACTGTCAGAACCTTGCTGGCGTCAGACAAAAACGCCCTTGCTTCTTCATCATCCTGCATCGCAACAAATTCAAGAATCAGCGGCAGATAGTCAGGCAACTCGTTTGTCATCTGCTTAACGCCGTAATCCTTATACAATTCACCCAGATCGATCAGTGCCGGGCCGCGGTTTTTGTCATTATCATCACCGAAAAAATGATGAGTCAGATGCAAACTGTGTTCTGGCGTGAGGTCGAAAGTCTTGACGTAGTCCTCCTGAATCAGGATGGGATCACCCTTCTCCAGCCAGGACACGAATTTTTTCACCTCGGCCCATTCAACCACGTCAGTGTCGACCGTCTCGTCCAGCAATTTCTTGATGGCCGGCAGATTGTCGAAAAGCTCCTGATCGGGATATTCCAGCAAAGCCGATAATATTTTGTAGATTTGCATGATTTCTCCTATTTTCACTTATCTGCAGACGGAGCCAGTTCGGAAGGTTCCATCGACTCCTTGCGGCGGCGAGGGAACATGGAGATCTTGCTGATGCCGGTCGAAGAGCTATTTCCAAAGGTAAAGCCGTTCTGGCCCTGGAAGCCGTGCGCGTCATCCAGGCGCTCTTCTTCATGGCCGGTCGGGATCACATAGCGATCTTCATAATTGGCAATGGCCAGGTAACGGTACATTTCCTTGGCCTGATCTTCAGTAATGCCCGCAGCATCCAGGGACCGGGTATCTGCAACGCCTTCAACATGCACCGAGCGCTGGTAGCTGCGCATGGCAATGAGGCGGGTCAGAGCGCTGACAATCGGCGCTTCCTTGCCAGCGGTGAGCAGATTGGCAAGATATTTGACCGGGGTGCGCATCGTTCCAGCCTGTGGAATCGCCCCGTCCGGACCGACCGGCAGGTTGCCCTGATCGATCTGGGACTGTACGGGAGAGAGTGGCGGCACATACCAGACCATCGGCAGAGTGCGGAACTCGGGGTGCATCGGGAACGCGATTTTCCAGTCAATGGCCATTTTGTAGATTGGCGATTTCTGCGCTGCGATGATCCAGTCCTCATTGATACCTTCGGCACGGGCTGCTTCAATCACCTTCGGATCGTTTGGATCGAGGAAAATCTTGCACTGCGCTTCATACAGATCCTGCTCATTCTGCGTGCTTGCCAGTTCTTCGATGCGGTCAGCGTCATAGAGCATGATGCCGTTGTAGCGGATGCGGCCCACGCAGGATTCGGAGCAGACCGTCGGCATGCCGGATTCAACGCGCGGGTAGCAGGCGATACACTTCTCGGCCTTGCCGGATTCCCAGTTGTAGTACACCTTTTTGTACGGGCATGCGCTCATGCAGAAACGCCATCCACGGCACTTGTCCTGATCAACCAGCACGATGCCATCTTCTTCGCGCTTGTAAAGCGAGCCGGATGGGCATGCTGCAACACAGGCCGGATTCAGGCAGTGGTTACAAATGCGCGGCAGATACAGGTTGAAGGTGTTCTCGAACTGGCCCAGCATGTCCTTCTGGATGTTATCCAGGTTCTTGTCCACGCTGCGCTTGGCGAATTCACCAGCCAGGTCGTCTTCCCAGTTCGGTCCCCAGGTGATTTTCTCGATGGGGTCGCCGGTGATCATCGAAAGCGGACGAGCTGTCGGCGCGGCTTCGGACAACGGCGCGTTTTGCAAACGGGCATAGTTGTAGGTGAACGGCTCGTAGTATTCGTCAATCTGCGGCAGATCCGGGTTGGCGAAGATGTTCAGCAGCTTGGAAGCCCTGCCGCCGGATTTCAGTTCCAGCTTTCCGTCAGCCAGCTTCCAGCCGCCTTTCCATTTTTCCTGGTTTTCCCACTGCTTGGGGTAACCGATGCCAGGCTTGGACTCGACGTTATTGAACCAGACATATTCCACGCCCTTGCGGTTGGTCCAGGTGTTCTTGCACGTCACCGAGCAGGTGTGGCAACCGATACATTTGTCCAGATTGAACACAAACGCAAATTGTGCACGTATTTTCATGTTTTTCTCCTGTGAGGGGTGAGGAGTGAGGAGTGAGGCGTAACACCCCATCCACCACTTCACCCGTTTCCTTTCTATTTCTCATCTCGAGGGGTAAGGCGAGGGTTTACCCCTCACTCCTCACCCCTAACGCCTCACCGCCTTAGCGCTTGCCGATACCGGGCGGGTTCAACTGTGCTTCACGTTCCGGGGTCAGCGGACGCTCGAGCCAGTCGATATCCTTGTCGGCAACTTTACGCATGATCACCTCGGTATCGCGGTTGCAACCCACCGTGCCGTAGTAGTTGAAGCTGTAGGCCAGTTGCACGTATCCGCCAACCATATTGGTCGGCTTGATAACGACGCGGGTCACCGAATTGAGAATACCGCCACGCTTGCCGGTGGTATTCGAACCGGGCACGTTCACGATCTTCTCCTGTGCGTGATACATCATCGCCATGCCGCGCGACACGCGCTGCGAGACAACTGCACGCGCCATGGTTGCGCCGTTGGCATTAATCGCTTCCACCCAGTCGTTGTCCTCGATACCTGCCGCCTTGGCATCAATCTCGGAAATCCACACGTACGGGCCGCCGCGGAACAGGGTCAGCATGCGCAGGTTGTCCTGGTAACTGGAGTGAATGCCCCACTTGGAGTGCGGTGTAATCCACTTCAGCTTGACGTGCTTGCCTTCCATGATCTTCGGCGAAAGATTGCCGAAAGACTTCATGTCTTGCGGTGGTTTATGCACGCAGAAACCCTCGCCGAAGTCCAGCATCCACTCGTGGTCCTGATAGAAGTGAGCACGGCCGGTCAAGGTGCGGAACGGGATGTGCTCATGGATATTGGTATAGCCCGAGGTGTAAGAAACTGTTTCGGATTCAATCCCGGACCAGGTCGGTGCGGTAATGATCTTGCGCGGCTGCACCTGGATATCGCGGAACGTGATCTTGTCCTCGTGACGTGCGGAATACAGGTGATGATGGTCGATACCGGTCTTCTTGGAGAGCGCGCTCCAGGATTTGTGGGCCACTTCGCCGCAGGTTTCCGGCGCCATGCGCATCACTGAATCGCACACGAAAATATCTTCTTCGAGAGAAGGCATGCCGAAGGAAACACCCGGCACTTTAACCGCGCCATTCATCTCCCTCAGTTGGTCATATTCCATCTCGGTGTTC of the Sulfuricella sp. genome contains:
- a CDS encoding peptide chain release factor 3, which produces MTLQEEIKRRRTFAIISHPDAGKTTLTEKMLWFGGAILMAGAVRARKSDRHAVSDWMELEKQRGISVTSSVMQFPYRECIINLLDTPGHEDFSEDTYRTLTAVDSAVMVIDSVNGVEAQTIKLLNVCRLRDTPIITFINKLDREGKEPIELLDEIESVLQIQCAPMTWPIGMGKRFRGTYHLYNDTVSVFDSKAEKGTAEIIQGLDNPRLDELIGDQAEELRIDIELVRGASHTFDREAYLSGKQSPVFFGSAMNNFGVQSLLDAIVELSPAPLHRPAQPRSVEPDEPKFSGFVFKIQANMDPKHRDRIAFIRICSGRFDRGMKIKQVSSGKLVTVGNAITFMAQDRNTTDEAFAGDIIGVPNHGTIHLGDTFTEGEDLKFTGIPSFAPEIFRRAQIKNPLKMKQLQKGLQQLAEEGATQLFRPINSNDLILGAVGMLQFDVVAHRLQYEYGVDVQFEHFDVATARWLRGSDLELKKLVDKHGFNVALDGANEYVYLAPNRVNLNLARERFPEVEFLETREIA
- a CDS encoding HPP family protein, whose translation is MTIAAIFSRLFPQQANVTHRERLISGAGGVLAILLTTLVAHYAIGGVTLPFMLASMGASTVLLLGAPHSPLSQPWAFAGGHFFSALIGVTCAMYVPNIYWAAGLSVGLSISAMYYLRCLHPPGGATALLTVIGDQKIHELGYHFLVMPVLVNVAILLGVALLVNKLIPGRRYPTHQSMAGKGETSAAKAAAPVKLGFNRDDLVSALGDMGGFIDVSGEDLTRIYSLATLHAHKRGMGKITLGRIMTRGVVTIQPDTELQEIWRLMREHAIRGMPVVNQENQLVGMVSVVDFLKMADWRMCDSITQRMQFFLRRKKTLTPAERIMSAPVITLTEDRTLTEAFLIFAEKGINHLPITDAGGRLTGILTRLDLLSALYGDLGAVDFRAQK
- a CDS encoding TusE/DsrC/DsvC family sulfur relay protein, whose translation is MGFHSRYLLVNGKEIETDSEGYIRNLDEWSEDFAVALAKQEELVLTEEHWDVIRYLREYYQEHSVQAQVRNMIKHFTEMWGKERGNNHYLHAIFPKGGPQKQGNRMAGLLRTKGEH
- a CDS encoding c-type cytochrome, producing MLRKFSWLALVVAVIVGVHFSLQAIIQSGDAENRKGPDLAKVARLEAADPVHGAKVRAGMIKYESICRLCHHRTGHGGKFTPAIAGRGAERIEMMLRLYRSGYHVGPMTNLMAPWAKELSDEDIVNLAAYVDTL
- the narI gene encoding respiratory nitrate reductase subunit gamma, giving the protein MNEDLFNLNNLLFGIFPYVCLSIFFIGSWVRFDREQYGWTSASSQLLSTGGVRLSSNLFHIGIIGIFCGHLVGLLAPYAIWGTIGLSSLGKQSIAMYGGGFLGILCMIGGVMLLVRRLTNPRVRATSRTSDIFILFWILITLTFGLATTFTTAHHASLGSADTMMAMAQWAKSVVLFSPKPELIANVEMVFKLHLTFGMTLFLLFPFTRLVHIWSAPFGYLTRSYQIVRSKRRFAAR
- the narJ gene encoding nitrate reductase molybdenum cofactor assembly chaperone — protein: MQIYKILSALLEYPDQELFDNLPAIKKLLDETVDTDVVEWAEVKKFVSWLEKGDPILIQEDYVKTFDLTPEHSLHLTHHFFGDDNDKNRGPALIDLGELYKDYGVKQMTNELPDYLPLILEFVAMQDDEEARAFLSDASKVLTVLSDNLTKANSPYAPLVAIIKNRATPACIAA
- the narH gene encoding nitrate reductase subunit beta, which encodes MKIRAQFAFVFNLDKCIGCHTCSVTCKNTWTNRKGVEYVWFNNVESKPGIGYPKQWENQEKWKGGWKLADGKLELKSGGRASKLLNIFANPDLPQIDEYYEPFTYNYARLQNAPLSEAAPTARPLSMITGDPIEKITWGPNWEDDLAGEFAKRSVDKNLDNIQKDMLGQFENTFNLYLPRICNHCLNPACVAACPSGSLYKREEDGIVLVDQDKCRGWRFCMSACPYKKVYYNWESGKAEKCIACYPRVESGMPTVCSESCVGRIRYNGIMLYDADRIEELASTQNEQDLYEAQCKIFLDPNDPKVIEAARAEGINEDWIIAAQKSPIYKMAIDWKIAFPMHPEFRTLPMVWYVPPLSPVQSQIDQGNLPVGPDGAIPQAGTMRTPVKYLANLLTAGKEAPIVSALTRLIAMRSYQRSVHVEGVADTRSLDAAGITEDQAKEMYRYLAIANYEDRYVIPTGHEEERLDDAHGFQGQNGFTFGNSSSTGISKISMFPRRRKESMEPSELAPSADK